The nucleotide window AGTGTACTAGAATTATTTCAATGCTTCCACAGTGGTGAAATCTCATCGTGTTTGTACAAATTAAATTGTATGTTTTCAACATTTCAAATGTAAATATGGATATTCCATTGGATACTTTTCCTTCATCCTATATATGTTTTTTTAATATACCCATAAAATCTAAAATGTCCCGCAGCAATGCGCGGTGTTTTATCTAGTATATCTAGTGTACATATACATAGAATTGTATTTATTACAGGCTGTAGCTCCTGTATCTAGTATATATACATACAAATGTATTTGTTACAGGCCGTAGCTCCTGTATCATGTATATATACATACAACAGTATTTGTTACAGGCTGTAGCTCATGTATCTATTATATATACATTAGCAGAAAATCATACGACTGTATTTATTACAGGCTGTACAAATTCATCCAACGCACCGAGACAAAAAAATGATAAGCTAGATAGGAAGACTATCAAAAATATCATTTGCATACTACCAACAATCTCCATGAATCATACGGTTAGTTCCCTGATTTTCCTTATCACGTTTGCCTgaaacacaacaaaaacaaacACACTGCATGAATTCCAGGCTGCCGAAGTGAATGGAATTTAATTTCATTGCATTGATAGTCTATTGTTGCCCTTGATGCTTCATATTTAAGAAATGCCGTTGTCAACTAACCAGTCTCCATTGCAAATCCTCAATAGACTTTTGTCTCTCCCAAACGTAGTATTTCATTGACTGCAAATAAGATGAAGAGAAGTGAGATATAAAGCAGCATTTGGCAGAACGGAAATCTGGAGAGGAAAAATACAGAATGATTTTTGGAGGATTCCTACCCCTCGTCGTTGAACCTCAACTGATCTTCGTAATGCCTCTCTCTTCGTCAGGAGATTACTGGGTGATGATTTTGTTGGGCGATGATAATTCTTTCCACGGTAAAGTATTATGGCATGGCTATTTGTGAGCTTTTGTGTTGCTATTAGCATTCCTCCTGTCTCAACCTCAAGCAGCATTGATGTGTATGTTATTTGGTAAGCTTGATTCTGCTTGGTAATTACTTTCACAATCTCTTTATGTTTCCAGTGTTGATGAATCTCTTCAATTACACCGTCAAAGATACCACGTCTTCCTGCGAGGGAAACAAAGCAAAATAGCTTTTGGGATCAGCAACGGGCAAGTACCTTTCTTGGTCACTTGCACACGCATAAGAGCACATATGAAACAAAAATTCTGTGTAAATGCAGAATGTTATACCAAGGAGCACATGCTCATCCATTTTTAGGCCAATCTTTCGGAATACCATTCTTTCCTCCTCTGTCAAGAGTTCTTTATCTGCAGATTGCTCTGAAGGGTTCCAAGAACTATGAAGTTTCGCAAGCGCTTCGTTGGATCTTTTGATCTTCTTCATAAGCTGCAGCCAACACCGGTTTTGTTCCATTAGGTACTATAAGAAGGTTAGATTTGAAACAAGAGCACGAATGTAAGATCAGGGCTTACAATGGAAAGTCTCCGTTGCAGGTCTTTCAGCTCCTTCTCGAGTCTATGCTTCTCGGCCTCTAGTTCTACCATGCCCAAGTTGTTTTCAGTTGTTTCCTGCACATGGTTAAGCTGGAAATCCAGATATTCTCTGAAAGTTCCCGCAGAAGTTCCCTCAGATGGTAAACCAGTGAACATCTGAAGTGAGTCTATCACAGTTAATCGGGCTTCTTCTTCCTTCACCTGCTGGGCATCTACCCGAGCCTCTTGCTTAATAACACATTGTTTAACTCCACGAGGAAGAAAATCCTTGCCTCTATATAGAATAATGAAATCCTTGTTTCTCAATATGATAGTTCCTCCAGTAAGATGCTGCACTGAGAAGATTCAGTGTCATATAGACGAAGGTACAACAACTATCTCTGATACAAAGAAGTAAGAAAGCATGAGCATTTAATTACTTATGTTTAGTTTAATTTAGTATTATAGCCTTCACAGTATTTTGTACAGTATATATGTTTGATACTCAAATGCACCAACTATTATGAACTTTTCACAGGACAAGTATCATAAACAGAtttcatgaagaagagcacttgCCTTAAGATTCCATGCCATTTGCTCATTATTGGTATTCTGGATACCCACTTTCACTGCAATCTTCGCTATAAGGCTCTTTTCCCAAAGCTTTAGCACAGCAGCTGCCAAACCTTGCAGTCTTGTATTTCTACCTACAAAAGATTAGTTGGCACAAATTATAAGCCTCTTATGATAGTTTTCTTGTGATTCTACATTATTTCTTGTGGAATACTAAGGTGATGTACACATAAGACAGTAAGAGTGCCAGAAGCAGTTAATACTTAATCATCCTGTAAAAGCATGGTTatttggaacaagtgcaaagtcTGGAAGCTAATAGCATAATCACCTAGGGCAAAATGTGTCGGCAAAGGACGTGCAAGATTGCGCAGGTATGTCAGCTCATCATCTGCTAGCGTCGGTCTCACACCAGGAGGGCATTGTCTAAATGGAGTTTTGAAGCCTGGAACAACTTCTGGAAGGAGATCAGCGTCCACAGGCAATGGCGTATTCCACCACCAATCTACAAACCGAGGGCCCAAGCTGTCCAACAGTCTGTTGACTTCTCTCTCATAGAGTGTTCCTTTGACAGGTTCTTCATATGCATGAACAGCAATGCTTGGATCAATCTCTCGGAAAATACCATGAACATCACCACTATAATTTGTTGAAGGCTCGGTGTTGCTTTCGTGTTTCCATTGGGGTTCAGGCACAGTACATTTTTCAGGGGAAACTCTCTGAATATCAGCTATGGACTTGTGATGATGTTTTGTGTTTTCTTGATAATTACTTCCTCTGTAGACAAAATGAATGTCTCCTTTTGTCCAAACAACTAAACCTCCTGATTTTATCTGATAAGAAAGGAAGTCCAACAAACAAGATTTGAGACTTCGACTCAGGCATGGTAATTGTGTCAAAATTATCTCAAAAACTAAAATAGTTGATAAGTAAACAAATTTCACTCCGCATTAAAATTATCTCAAAGCATAATTTCAGTAGGACACAACTGGTTGCCCTCACACAATAACTCTTAACTCAATAAGAGCCTCTGCGGAACAGAACATAGGAATTGAAAACACATGAATATGACAGAAATTGGATGCCATAACGTGTTCGGTCCTAATTGTCTTCCCGGAAGAAAAGGGGGAAAAAATCCTGTAGATTCAACTTAATGGAACATTTCCTTTGGAACTGAGTGCAAAGTAGCACATAAGAAGAGGAAATCTTATCCTACAAATAATACGACCTCTATCGGCTAGAATTGAAGTCCTAAAAAAATTTCTTTCAATCGAAGAGGCCATTAAAAAATCAGGACTCAGAAGTGGCCAGAGAATGTCAACATTTCCAACCATAATTGGCAGACAATAGACTGTCTAGCTAGCTTGCTACAACACCCACATGCATCCACACAGAGCCATCATGTATACGCAAGTAACACACAGAGCCACTAGAATTCACATTCGCCAAATATGTGCTGGCACGAAGCAGAACTGCATCAAATTGCTGCTAATGAAAGCAGCACTCACATCAATCAAACTCACTATCCACAACAGAAATGTTGGTTAAAATGGAGATCGAGGTAACCGAGCCGCAACCACGGGAGTGACTCTGACCCAAGGTGTTCAGTGACTGATGTGTACTACTGAAACTGCTACTTAGAATATTTTGGCTGAAAGGTAAAGATTTCAGTGACTGCTGAAATTCAGTGAATTTCATCGAAATCTCACTGAAAGTGAAAACCATGGTCTCACCTACTCACCTCAAGGATCTCCCTGGCTCTGTCCATGCACCGCCGGAGCGGCTCGACGACCCGGACGGCGGCGAGCTCCTGGCCGCCGGACCAGACCCTGCGCACGTCCTCCACCACCTCGTCCGTCACCCCGGCCTTCTTGGCCCGCACCCACCCGTCCGCCACcccgcgcgccgcccgccgcaGCCGCTCCAGCTCGGCGGGGTCCAGCAGCTGCTCCGCGGGCGTGGGCTCCCGCGCCTTCTTCTGCCGCCGCAGCGCGGCCTTGAGGCCCTCGTCCCTCGCCGCGGACCACGGGACCGGCCTCCCCTTCTCATCTCCCCCCGCCTCCCCTCCCCGGTCTTCCTCGACCGGGAGGTGGAACAAGGGGACGGCGCCGCGGGTGCTGGGTCTGGGCCTCGGGCTTGGCGGGTCGGAGAGCTCCAGGGAGCGGACCCGGCGGATGATCCCGAGCACGGCGCGGCGGGTGCGGCCGCCGGGGACGCCGGCGCTGAGGGGGTTGGGGGTGGAGCTGGTTTCTCTTTGCCGCTGCGGCTTCGAACTCGAAGGGGCCTCTGAAGGGTGCGGAGGGGTCACGGTGGCGGGGGCTTTGGGGCCGTGGagccacggcggcggcggcggctgcttcGGGGACGGGGAGAAGAGGGGGAGTGGAGGTGGCGCCATGGCTGCCGAGCTCGCGTTTGTGATGTGTGTGCTGGAGAGCGCAAAGTAGTGAGGATAAGTGGGCCCTACAATTAACAATATATGAAATATGTCTATTATTTACTTCCAAACAGAAATTTATGAGCCCTTATTTATTTTTATAGGACTGAAGTAAAATATCTTATGGAACTTTATTGAGAAAGTACTTAACACGGTATATTTATAACGACTAAAAGAGAGTTTATGAAATGACTACCACAACAGTTAAGAGTTCATTTCTTACCCAAAAAAAAACAGTTAAGAGTTCACGATATTATAATGTGCATAATCGTGGGACAGGGTTGCTAAAAAGCACCGGTAATGGTAGTTTGACAGACTTTCTAAACTCATGTTCTGGCGCCCCTCTCTTAAGAATTCCACCTCTGACTTCCCCATCAAGTCTCCCTTCTGCTCGCCTTTCGCGACCATGGTGGTCAGCGCTGGATTGGATGGAGTTCTGTATCCTATGTCTAATGATGAGTACGTGTCTCCAACAAATCAAGTGATGGTGTATTTTGAAACTTGTCGCAATGATTCTTCACCTCCCCTTGGGGCCACGCGAGTGACGAAGAGGCATAGGGGAAGATGATCCTCAACGGTTGATCCTTCGGCGGTATTCCTTAGTCGGTTCCATGGCTAAGCTTTGGCCTGTCCGGCTtcacttttttttctttttttcttgtTGGAATAAAACTCAATTAGATGGTCTGTTGGATGACATAATTTCTTATTTTCGTCCACTTTTTCGATTTAACATTTCAAAACTACCAGTCCAACAAAAGAAAAATGGTATAAAATGATTTGTTCGCATATACATGTGTCAGAATAAGTTTTTTTGTATGGCTGAGTCAGGCTGCAGAGCCCCAAATATCCTCTGACGGGTTGAGCCGCGCCCTTCCATTCCGCCACTAGGGTCACGGTGGCAGGGGCTTTGGGGTCGTGGAGCCACGGCGATGGCGACGGTTGCTTCGCGGACGGGGAGAAGAGGGGGAGCGGAGGTGGCGCCATGGCAAccggcactagtagaaaaagcgTCAAATGTTCAactcattagtcccggtttgtatttgagccggcactaatatGACCATTATTGTCGGTTCGAACGACTATACATTAGTGCCgcttcgtgttgaacctttagtggTGGCAGGCTGTCGTCAGGCCGGAGCCCCACGAAccccattagtgccggtttgtgacACAAATCAGTACTAAACGTATAatatagtaccggtttgtgtcacCAACCGACAGTAAAGAGTCTTAACCTATAGTCCCGGTTGgagacacaaaccggcactatagagcaattttcaaactctaccccccttatcgccatttcagttttgaaaaaatcaaaagaaaatgataaaaacttcaaaaaataaaattcTTCGacaggtagttatattactacatctactagttaggaaaatttgaaaacttaaatttggacatgttttgaaAAAAGTGTAGGAAAAATGTAAAACgactataacttttgcatacgatgtcggaaaaaacgtataatatatcaaaaaattcagcacgaaaatccgcatccgatggagactaaatcatcaaataattcagaaaaatcaaaaatcaaaaaaatatcaaaaaaattcaaaaaaaaacctttagtaccagggcgcgagctcacgccacgtggtggcactttagcgccggttcgtgccgaaccggtactaaagggggggcttTTAGTGCCCatcctttagtgccggttatggaaccggcactaaaggcccttacgaaccggttttaaagctccgttttctactagtgcggGCTGGAGAGCAGAAGGTAGTGAGGATAAGTGGGCCCCATAATTACTAATATGAAATATATCTATTATTTATTTCCAAAATGAAAATTTATGAGTCCTTATTTTTATAGGCCTAAAGTAAAAGATCTTATGAAAGTTTACTGACAAAGTACTTAATAAGGTATATTTAT belongs to Triticum urartu cultivar G1812 chromosome 7, Tu2.1, whole genome shotgun sequence and includes:
- the LOC125519437 gene encoding chloroplastic group IIA intron splicing facilitator CRS1, chloroplastic-like; protein product: MAPPPLPLFSPSPKQPPPPPWLHGPKAPATVTPPHPSEAPSSSKPQRQRETSSTPNPLSAGVPGGRTRRAVLGIIRRVRSLELSDPPSPRPRPSTRGAVPLFHLPVEEDRGGEAGGDEKGRPVPWSAARDEGLKAALRRQKKAREPTPAEQLLDPAELERLRRAARGVADGWVRAKKAGVTDEVVEDVRRVWSGGQELAAVRVVEPLRRCMDRAREILEIKSGGLVVWTKGDIHFVYRGSNYQENTKHHHKSIADIQRVSPEKCTVPEPQWKHESNTEPSTNYSGDVHGIFREIDPSIAVHAYEEPVKGTLYEREVNRLLDSLGPRFVDWWWNTPLPVDADLLPEVVPGFKTPFRQCPPGVRPTLADDELTYLRNLARPLPTHFALGRNTRLQGLAAAVLKLWEKSLIAKIAVKVGIQNTNNEQMAWNLKHLTGGTIILRNKDFIILYRGKDFLPRGVKQCVIKQEARVDAQQVKEEEARLTVIDSLQMFTGLPSEGTSAGTFREYLDFQLNHVQETTENNLGMVELEAEKHRLEKELKDLQRRLSILMKKIKRSNEALAKLHSSWNPSEQSADKELLTEEERMVFRKIGLKMDEHVLLGRRGIFDGVIEEIHQHWKHKEIVKVITKQNQAYQITYTSMLLEVETGGMLIATQKLTNSHAIILYRGKNYHRPTKSSPSNLLTKREALRRSVEVQRRGSMKYYVWERQKSIEDLQWRLANVIRKIRELTV